One Bradyrhizobium sp. ISRA464 genomic window carries:
- a CDS encoding RidA family protein has protein sequence MNEILQPDGWAKPIGYANGMAARGKQIFIAGQIGWNAQCVFESDDLVAQIGQTLRNIVAIAAAGGAGPEHIVSMTWFLLDRKEYSARLKEIGVVYRDVIGRRFPAMTAIQVAGLIEDRAKVEIQAIAVVPD, from the coding sequence ATGAACGAGATCCTGCAACCTGACGGATGGGCGAAGCCGATCGGCTACGCCAACGGCATGGCCGCACGCGGCAAACAGATCTTCATCGCCGGCCAGATCGGCTGGAACGCGCAATGCGTGTTCGAGAGCGACGATCTGGTCGCGCAGATCGGGCAGACCCTGCGCAACATTGTCGCAATCGCGGCGGCCGGCGGGGCCGGGCCGGAGCACATCGTGTCGATGACCTGGTTCCTGCTCGACCGCAAGGAATACTCGGCGCGACTGAAGGAGATCGGCGTGGTCTATCGCGACGTCATAGGCCGGCGCTTTCCGGCGATGACGGCGATCCAAGTCGCCGGCCTGATCGAGGACCGCGCCAAGGTGGAAATCCAGGCGATCGCGGTGGTGCCGGATTGA
- a CDS encoding AMP-binding protein — protein sequence MSGEIAGLGPSGHVDDFARRNLPPFHQWPKLLLDRPEFQYPDYLNAAVELTDRIVEQGMGDRIALIGNGRQRTYKELTDWSNRLAHALVENYGVKPGNRVLIRSGNNPALVAAWLAATKAGAVVVNTMPMLRAGELAKIVDKAEISLALTDSRIADELVACAKTSKFLRQVVNFDGTQNHDAELDRIALNKPVKFDAVKTGRDDVALLGFTSGTTGEPKATMHFHRDLLIVADGYAREVLKVTPDDVFVGSPPLAFTFGLGGLAIFPLRFGATATLLENAAPSEMVKIIENYKATICFTAPTAYRAMMAAMDKGADLSSLRLAVSAGETLPAPVFENWTKKTGKPILDGIGSTELLHIFITNRAGSAVGGTTGHPVTGYEAKVVDENMNELPPGTVGKLAVRGPTGCRYLADSRQTNYVRDGWNITGDAFVSDESGRLSFVARADDMIISAGYNIAGPEVEAALLGHPDVAECAVVGAPDVERGQIVSAFVVLKPGARDDDIEVKLLQDYVKATIAPYKYPRAISFVEALPKTQTGKIQRFKLREAS from the coding sequence ATGTCAGGTGAAATTGCTGGGCTTGGCCCATCAGGGCACGTTGACGATTTCGCGCGGCGCAACCTGCCGCCGTTCCATCAATGGCCGAAGCTGCTGCTCGATCGGCCGGAATTCCAGTATCCCGACTATCTCAACGCCGCGGTCGAGCTGACCGACCGCATCGTCGAGCAGGGCATGGGCGATCGCATCGCGCTGATCGGCAACGGCCGCCAGCGTACCTACAAGGAATTGACCGACTGGTCGAACCGCCTGGCTCATGCGCTGGTGGAGAATTACGGCGTCAAGCCGGGCAATCGTGTCCTGATCCGTTCGGGCAATAATCCGGCGCTGGTCGCGGCCTGGCTTGCCGCGACCAAGGCAGGTGCGGTCGTCGTCAACACCATGCCGATGCTGCGCGCGGGTGAGCTGGCAAAGATCGTCGACAAGGCCGAGATCTCGCTGGCGCTGACCGACAGCCGTATCGCGGATGAGCTGGTTGCCTGCGCCAAGACCAGCAAGTTCCTGAGGCAGGTCGTCAACTTCGACGGCACACAGAACCATGACGCCGAGCTCGACCGGATCGCGCTGAACAAGCCGGTGAAGTTCGATGCGGTGAAGACCGGCCGCGACGATGTGGCGCTGCTCGGCTTCACGTCGGGCACGACGGGCGAGCCGAAGGCGACGATGCATTTCCACCGCGATCTCCTGATCGTCGCGGACGGCTATGCAAGGGAAGTGCTCAAGGTGACGCCGGACGACGTCTTCGTCGGATCGCCGCCGCTCGCCTTCACCTTCGGTCTCGGCGGGCTTGCGATCTTTCCGCTGCGCTTTGGCGCTACCGCGACGCTGCTGGAGAATGCGGCGCCCAGCGAGATGGTCAAGATCATCGAAAACTACAAGGCGACGATCTGCTTCACGGCGCCGACCGCCTATCGCGCCATGATGGCGGCGATGGACAAGGGGGCCGACCTGTCGTCGCTGCGGCTGGCGGTCTCGGCGGGCGAGACGCTGCCGGCGCCGGTGTTCGAAAATTGGACGAAGAAGACGGGAAAGCCGATCCTCGACGGCATCGGCAGCACGGAATTGCTGCACATCTTCATCACCAACCGCGCTGGCAGCGCGGTGGGCGGGACGACCGGCCATCCGGTCACCGGCTATGAGGCCAAGGTCGTCGACGAGAACATGAACGAACTGCCGCCCGGAACGGTCGGCAAGCTCGCGGTTCGCGGGCCCACGGGCTGCCGCTATCTGGCCGACTCAAGGCAGACCAATTATGTGCGCGACGGCTGGAACATCACCGGCGACGCCTTCGTCAGCGACGAGAGCGGCCGGCTGTCGTTCGTGGCGCGCGCCGACGACATGATCATCTCGGCGGGCTACAACATCGCCGGTCCCGAGGTCGAGGCCGCGCTGCTCGGACATCCCGACGTTGCGGAGTGTGCGGTCGTTGGCGCGCCGGATGTGGAGCGTGGCCAGATCGTCTCGGCTTTCGTCGTGCTGAAACCTGGCGCGCGTGACGACGATATCGAGGTCAAGCTGTTGCAGGACTATGTCAAAGCGACGATCGCGCCGTACAAATATCCCCGCGCGATCTCCTTCGTCGAGGCGCTGCCGAAGACGCAGACCGGAAAGATCCAACGCTTCAAGCTGCGCGAGGCGAGTTGA
- a CDS encoding ABC transporter substrate-binding protein: MKQLTRLAGLAAILGLTIAPAAAQDSSQGKIKIGVLVTTSGPAAALGQQVRDGFALAVKDLGGKMAGRDVEVINADDELKPDAAVTKVRGLLERDKVDFVVGPIFSNILLAIHRPVTDSKTFLISPNAGPSSFAGKECNPFFYVTSYQNDQVHEILGKVAQDRGYKRVYLLVPNYQAGRDSVAGFKLDYKGEIVEESYTPLNTLDFQPELSKIASLKPDALFTFMPGGMGVNLVKQYKQAGATVPVLSAFTVDESTLPAQQDAAVGMFGGANWAPNLDTPQSKKFVAAYEAAYNGVPGTYAMQAYDAAMLIDSAVKAVKGDLANKDAVAAALKKADFTSLRGNFKFNNNGYPIQDFYLTKVAKRPDGKFQTEIVEKVFSNYGDRYAKDCAAK; the protein is encoded by the coding sequence ATGAAGCAGCTGACGAGGTTGGCGGGACTGGCGGCGATACTGGGCCTCACGATCGCTCCGGCGGCCGCGCAGGACAGCAGCCAGGGCAAGATCAAGATCGGCGTGCTGGTGACGACCTCGGGCCCGGCGGCAGCGCTCGGCCAGCAGGTGCGCGATGGCTTTGCGCTGGCCGTCAAGGATCTCGGCGGCAAGATGGCCGGCCGCGATGTTGAGGTCATCAATGCCGACGACGAGTTGAAGCCCGACGCCGCGGTGACCAAGGTGCGCGGCCTGCTCGAGCGCGACAAGGTCGACTTCGTGGTCGGCCCGATCTTCTCCAACATCCTCCTGGCGATCCACCGCCCGGTGACCGACAGCAAGACCTTCCTGATCAGCCCGAATGCGGGCCCGTCCAGCTTTGCCGGCAAGGAGTGCAATCCGTTCTTCTATGTGACGTCGTACCAGAACGACCAGGTGCACGAAATCCTCGGCAAGGTCGCGCAAGATCGCGGCTACAAGCGCGTCTATCTGCTGGTGCCGAACTATCAGGCCGGCCGCGACTCGGTGGCCGGCTTCAAGCTCGATTACAAGGGCGAGATCGTCGAGGAATCCTACACGCCGCTGAACACGCTGGATTTCCAGCCCGAGCTCTCCAAGATCGCCTCGCTGAAGCCGGACGCGCTGTTCACCTTCATGCCGGGCGGCATGGGCGTGAACCTGGTGAAGCAGTACAAGCAGGCCGGCGCCACCGTGCCCGTGCTCTCCGCCTTCACGGTCGACGAATCCACCCTGCCCGCCCAGCAGGACGCCGCGGTCGGCATGTTCGGCGGCGCGAACTGGGCGCCCAACCTCGACACCCCCCAGAGCAAGAAATTCGTCGCTGCCTATGAGGCGGCCTATAACGGCGTGCCCGGCACCTACGCCATGCAGGCCTATGACGCGGCGATGCTGATCGACAGCGCGGTCAAGGCTGTGAAGGGCGATCTCGCCAACAAGGATGCGGTCGCTGCTGCACTGAAGAAGGCCGACTTCACCTCGCTGCGCGGTAACTTCAAATTCAACAACAACGGCTATCCGATCCAGGATTTCTACCTCACCAAGGTAGCGAAGCGGCCGGACGGCAAATTCCAGACCGAGATCGTCGAAAAGGTGTTCTCGAACTACGGCGACCGCTACGCCAAGGACTGCGCGGCCAAGTAA
- a CDS encoding cupin domain-containing protein — protein MKDEIAGITRANEGIQGISWSILGQTYVPKSRTEHSFSWHATFPPGTFVPPHIHPDQDEYLYILEGKLDFMLDGADESATSGDLVRLPMGKPHGIFNKSQQPAKTLFWVSPTRRLYDLFWAIHNMKEQNPDDVVRLAAEHNIHFLPPPPAA, from the coding sequence ATGAAAGACGAGATCGCCGGCATCACCCGCGCCAATGAGGGCATCCAGGGCATCTCCTGGAGCATCCTCGGCCAGACCTACGTGCCGAAGAGCCGCACCGAGCATTCCTTCTCCTGGCACGCCACCTTCCCGCCCGGCACCTTCGTTCCTCCGCATATCCATCCCGACCAGGACGAGTACCTCTACATCCTCGAGGGCAAGCTCGATTTCATGCTCGACGGCGCCGACGAGTCCGCCACATCAGGCGATCTCGTGCGCCTGCCGATGGGCAAGCCGCACGGCATCTTCAACAAGTCGCAGCAGCCGGCGAAGACGCTGTTCTGGGTGTCGCCGACGCGCAGGCTCTACGACCTGTTCTGGGCGATCCACAACATGAAGGAGCAGAACCCGGATGACGTGGTGCGGCTCGCCGCCGAACACAACATCCACTTTCTGCCGCCGCCTCCGGCAGCGTAG
- a CDS encoding DHA2 family efflux MFS transporter permease subunit, with protein MSDLALSSPAASPRATAVAIDPNRASPAVWISVFAAMIGAFMAILNIQITNASLLNIEGGIGTGVDNGSWISTSYLIGEIVVIPLTDYLSRVFSFRNIMIGHATLFAVFSVACAFTHDLPSMIAMRGLQGFFGGVLIPMAFTLVFTKLPKPQQPIGLAMFSLAVTFAPAIGPTIGGYLTENYGWQTIFFVNVIPTAVMVVILYFTLERQPMQLKLLREGDWLGIVTMAIGLSALQAVLEEGNKDDWFGSPFIVRLAVIAAVSLSLFVWIELVVEKPLIRLRLLAQRSFGFGTISSVFVGFALFGSVYLLPAYLGQVQRYNAEQIGQVLAWTGLPQLILIPLVPILMKRFDARFIAFTGMMLFAVSSFMNISMSLDYSGDQFFIPNIVRAVGQAIMLAPLSAVSLGSVAPQDAAAASGISNMMRNLGGAIGTALLATIVTKREQFHSNIIGQSVDLGREEVRSRIAEVTNYFLSHGITDPAAAHQQAIIVLGNIVKRQALVLGFSDTFAVIGIVLVIAAIAILLTGKSKGTAEGGAAH; from the coding sequence ATGTCCGACCTCGCGCTCTCCTCCCCGGCTGCCTCGCCCCGCGCTACAGCCGTAGCCATCGATCCCAACCGCGCCAGCCCGGCGGTGTGGATTTCCGTGTTCGCCGCGATGATCGGCGCCTTCATGGCGATCCTGAACATCCAGATCACCAACGCCTCGCTGCTCAACATCGAGGGCGGCATCGGCACCGGCGTCGACAACGGGTCCTGGATCTCGACGTCGTACCTGATCGGCGAGATCGTGGTGATCCCGCTCACCGACTACCTCAGCCGTGTCTTCTCTTTCCGCAACATCATGATCGGCCACGCCACGCTGTTCGCGGTGTTCTCGGTTGCCTGTGCCTTCACCCACGATCTTCCATCGATGATCGCGATGCGCGGCCTGCAAGGCTTCTTCGGCGGCGTGCTGATCCCGATGGCTTTCACGCTCGTCTTCACCAAGCTGCCGAAGCCCCAGCAGCCGATCGGTCTTGCCATGTTCTCACTTGCGGTGACCTTTGCGCCGGCGATCGGCCCGACCATCGGCGGCTATCTCACCGAGAACTACGGCTGGCAGACCATCTTCTTCGTCAACGTGATCCCGACCGCGGTGATGGTCGTGATCCTCTATTTCACGCTGGAACGGCAACCGATGCAGCTCAAGCTGCTGCGCGAAGGCGACTGGCTCGGCATCGTGACGATGGCGATCGGCCTCTCGGCGCTGCAGGCGGTGCTGGAGGAAGGCAACAAGGACGACTGGTTCGGCTCGCCCTTCATCGTTAGGCTCGCGGTGATCGCCGCCGTCTCTCTCAGCCTGTTCGTCTGGATCGAGCTTGTCGTGGAGAAGCCGCTGATCCGGCTGCGGCTGCTGGCCCAGCGCAGCTTCGGCTTCGGCACCATCTCGTCTGTGTTTGTCGGGTTCGCTTTGTTCGGCTCGGTCTACCTGCTGCCCGCCTATCTCGGCCAGGTGCAGCGCTACAACGCCGAGCAGATCGGCCAGGTGCTTGCCTGGACCGGTCTGCCGCAGCTCATCCTGATCCCGCTGGTCCCGATACTGATGAAGCGCTTCGATGCCCGCTTCATCGCCTTCACCGGCATGATGCTGTTCGCGGTGTCATCCTTCATGAACATCTCGATGTCGCTCGATTATTCCGGCGACCAGTTCTTCATTCCGAACATCGTCCGTGCGGTCGGCCAGGCGATCATGCTGGCGCCGCTGTCTGCCGTCAGTCTCGGCAGCGTTGCACCGCAGGACGCCGCGGCCGCCTCCGGCATCTCCAACATGATGCGCAACCTCGGCGGCGCGATCGGAACGGCCCTGCTCGCTACCATCGTGACCAAGCGCGAGCAGTTTCACTCCAACATCATCGGCCAGTCCGTCGACCTCGGCCGCGAGGAGGTACGCTCGAGGATCGCCGAGGTCACCAACTACTTCCTCAGCCACGGCATCACTGATCCCGCCGCCGCGCATCAGCAGGCCATTATCGTGCTCGGCAACATCGTGAAGCGTCAGGCGCTGGTGCTGGGTTTCAGTGATACCTTCGCCGTGATCGGTATCGTGCTGGTTATCGCCGCGATCGCGATCCTGCTGACCGGCAAGTCGAAGGGCACGGCCGAAGGTGGCGCGGCGCACTGA
- a CDS encoding flavin-dependent oxidoreductase, with protein MKAIIVGGGIGGLTTALMLRSRGIQCELYEQSDTIRELGVGINTLPHAIRELAGLGLLDRLDEVAIRTYELFYLTRHGQQVWHEKRGLDAGHDVPQFSIHRGRLQGVIHQAVIERLGADAIHTGCRLGSFTQDEGGVSAYFFDRSGSHVHTARGDILIGADGIHSKVRQTLFPDEGGPCWNGLMLWRGATDWPAFLTGRSMIIAGGLNAKAVIYPIAPGSSPASRLTNWAVLVRIGDGSSPPPRREGWSNLGRREEMMPYVTSFTIPQVDFAGLINATPEFWEYPCCDRDPLPYWSSGRVTLLGDAAHPMYPVGSNGASQAILDARCLADLLARAEHPRQALVAYERQRLPMTADIVASNRRGGPEGVIDAVEQLAPQGFTDVDTILNYEAREAIVRGYAAKAGFAARVVARQ; from the coding sequence ATGAAGGCGATAATCGTCGGAGGCGGAATCGGAGGCCTCACCACTGCGCTGATGCTGCGCTCGCGCGGCATCCAATGCGAGCTTTACGAGCAGTCCGACACCATCCGCGAGCTCGGCGTCGGCATCAACACGCTGCCGCATGCGATCCGCGAGCTCGCAGGCCTCGGTCTGCTGGACCGGCTCGACGAGGTCGCGATCCGCACCTACGAGCTGTTCTATCTGACGCGGCATGGCCAGCAGGTCTGGCACGAGAAGCGCGGACTGGATGCCGGCCACGACGTGCCGCAATTCTCGATCCATCGCGGCCGGCTGCAGGGCGTGATCCACCAGGCCGTGATCGAGCGCCTCGGCGCGGATGCGATCCACACCGGTTGCCGGCTCGGCTCGTTCACGCAGGATGAAGGCGGCGTCTCGGCCTATTTCTTCGATCGCAGCGGAAGCCATGTGCACACCGCGCGCGGCGACATCCTGATCGGCGCCGACGGCATTCACTCCAAGGTGCGGCAGACGCTGTTTCCGGACGAGGGCGGGCCGTGCTGGAATGGCCTGATGCTGTGGCGCGGCGCCACCGACTGGCCGGCGTTCCTGACCGGACGCTCGATGATCATCGCCGGCGGGTTGAATGCCAAGGCCGTGATCTATCCGATCGCGCCGGGCTCGAGCCCGGCAAGCCGGCTCACCAACTGGGCGGTGCTGGTGCGGATCGGCGACGGTTCCTCGCCGCCGCCGCGCCGCGAGGGCTGGTCGAACCTCGGCCGGCGCGAGGAGATGATGCCCTATGTCACGAGCTTCACGATCCCGCAGGTCGATTTCGCCGGCTTGATCAACGCGACGCCCGAGTTCTGGGAGTATCCGTGCTGCGACCGCGATCCGCTGCCCTATTGGTCGAGCGGCCGCGTCACGCTGCTCGGCGATGCCGCGCATCCGATGTATCCGGTCGGCTCGAATGGCGCGTCGCAGGCCATCCTCGATGCGCGGTGCCTTGCGGATCTGCTGGCGCGGGCGGAGCATCCGCGCCAGGCGCTTGTCGCCTATGAGCGGCAGCGCCTGCCGATGACCGCCGACATCGTCGCCTCGAACCGCCGCGGCGGGCCGGAGGGCGTGATCGACGCCGTCGAGCAGCTCGCGCCGCAGGGGTTTACCGACGTCGACACGATCCTCAACTATGAGGCGCGCGAGGCGATCGTCCGCGGCTATGCCGCGAAGGCTGGCTTTGCCGCGCGGGTGGTCGCGCGGCAGTAG
- a CDS encoding MarR family transcriptional regulator, translating to MILDSETKAVELPDDHGTELRLWLRLLTCTTLIEGEVRSRLRERFDVTLPRFDLMAQLDKVQDGMTLSDLSKRMMVSNGNVTGLVERLVESGHLDRRTSETDRRVQFIRLTKLGRAEFRKMAAEHEKWIADIFGDLSPKDMSELMRLLAKAKDSAQRAAKART from the coding sequence ATGATCCTCGATTCCGAAACCAAAGCCGTCGAATTGCCCGACGATCATGGCACCGAGCTGCGGCTGTGGCTCCGCCTTCTGACCTGCACCACGCTGATCGAAGGCGAGGTGCGCAGCCGGCTGCGCGAGCGGTTCGACGTGACGCTGCCGCGCTTCGACCTGATGGCCCAGCTCGACAAGGTGCAGGACGGCATGACGCTGTCGGACCTGTCGAAGCGGATGATGGTCTCCAACGGCAACGTCACCGGCCTGGTCGAGCGCTTGGTCGAGTCGGGCCATCTCGATCGCCGCACCTCGGAAACTGACCGCCGCGTGCAGTTCATCCGATTGACGAAGCTCGGCCGCGCTGAATTCCGCAAGATGGCCGCAGAGCATGAGAAATGGATCGCCGACATCTTCGGCGACCTGTCGCCGAAGGATATGAGTGAGCTGATGCGGCTGCTCGCCAAGGCCAAGGACTCGGCGCAGCGCGCCGCCAAGGCAAGGACTTGA
- a CDS encoding SDR family NAD(P)-dependent oxidoreductase, protein MTRFWPNAHAFVTGAGSGIGAATAIALAKAGVRVSIAGRRIEALKATAALLGDRAGAVVAIDVTDAAAVTKGVAQIEARAGSIDILVNNAGKAASAPFDKTDPALWADMLASNLSSVFLVTQAVLPGMAQRGRGRVINVASTAGLTGYAYVSAYVAAKHGVVGLTRSLALEYARRGVTVNAVCPGYTDTPLVADAAANIVAKTGRSEAEARAALAKVNPMQRLVTPEEVADAILWLASEGASSINGQAVAVAGGEVLTG, encoded by the coding sequence ATGACGCGGTTCTGGCCCAATGCCCACGCGTTCGTCACCGGCGCCGGTTCCGGCATCGGCGCCGCGACGGCGATCGCGCTCGCCAAGGCCGGCGTGCGCGTCAGCATCGCCGGACGCCGGATCGAGGCACTGAAGGCGACCGCAGCGTTGCTTGGCGATCGCGCTGGTGCAGTCGTTGCGATCGACGTGACCGACGCGGCCGCCGTGACAAAAGGTGTCGCGCAGATCGAGGCCCGGGCCGGCTCGATCGACATCCTCGTCAACAACGCCGGCAAGGCCGCGAGCGCACCCTTCGACAAGACCGATCCGGCGCTATGGGCGGACATGCTGGCGAGCAACCTCTCCAGCGTGTTTCTGGTGACGCAGGCGGTGCTGCCTGGCATGGCGCAGCGCGGACGCGGACGCGTGATCAATGTCGCCTCGACCGCGGGCCTCACCGGTTACGCCTATGTCTCGGCCTATGTCGCGGCAAAGCACGGCGTCGTCGGCCTGACGCGCTCGCTGGCGCTGGAATATGCGCGGCGCGGCGTCACCGTGAACGCGGTGTGCCCCGGCTATACCGACACGCCGCTGGTGGCGGATGCCGCCGCCAACATTGTCGCCAAGACCGGGCGCAGCGAAGCGGAAGCGCGCGCGGCGCTGGCAAAGGTGAATCCAATGCAGCGGCTGGTGACGCCGGAGGAGGTGGCTGATGCCATCCTCTGGCTCGCCTCCGAGGGCGCATCGTCAATCAACGGACAAGCCGTCGCGGTGGCCGGCGGCGAAGTCCTGACCGGGTAA
- a CDS encoding alpha/beta hydrolase, producing MAEIDYEVEYNNRARVPENPALMAGWVRDSAAYREQHPPRRLTYGPGSRNVIDLFEGNSGGPLVVFIHGGYWQALDGSSSSHCARGLNGHGISVAVPTYDLCPNVTVDDIIGQLRAASRELAKLGRPLVVSGHSAGGHLAACMLATDWPAYDASLPKNLVKAAYAISGLFELEPLVGTSINKALGLDRAAARAASPLFWTAPEGRTLDAVVGGNESVEYHRQSRTIADVWGKAGVATRFGLVPDANHFTAIAPLADPDSLMVLRLKELTQI from the coding sequence GTGGCCGAGATCGATTACGAGGTGGAGTACAACAATCGCGCGCGGGTTCCGGAGAATCCAGCGCTGATGGCCGGCTGGGTGAGGGACTCCGCGGCCTACCGCGAGCAGCACCCGCCGCGGCGGCTGACCTATGGTCCAGGCAGCCGCAACGTCATCGACCTTTTCGAGGGTAACAGCGGCGGCCCGCTGGTCGTCTTCATCCATGGCGGCTACTGGCAGGCGCTCGACGGCTCGTCGTCGAGCCACTGCGCGCGGGGGTTGAATGGTCACGGCATCAGCGTGGCGGTACCGACCTACGATCTCTGCCCCAACGTCACGGTCGATGACATCATCGGCCAGTTGCGCGCGGCGTCGCGCGAGCTGGCGAAGCTCGGACGTCCGCTTGTGGTCAGCGGGCATTCGGCGGGCGGGCACCTTGCCGCCTGCATGCTGGCGACCGATTGGCCCGCTTACGACGCGTCGCTGCCGAAAAATCTGGTCAAGGCTGCTTACGCGATCTCGGGCCTGTTTGAGCTCGAACCGCTGGTCGGCACCTCCATCAACAAGGCACTCGGTCTTGACCGCGCCGCAGCAAGGGCGGCGAGCCCGCTGTTCTGGACCGCGCCCGAGGGAAGGACGCTCGACGCTGTCGTCGGCGGCAACGAGAGCGTCGAGTATCATCGGCAGAGCCGGACCATCGCCGACGTCTGGGGCAAAGCCGGCGTTGCAACACGGTTCGGCCTCGTGCCGGATGCCAACCACTTTACCGCGATCGCACCGCTGGCCGACCCGGATTCTTTGATGGTGCTGCGGTTGAAGGAGCTCACACAGATCTGA
- a CDS encoding enoyl-CoA hydratase family protein yields the protein MSEMKAKLRPFKDYPAKHFRWSTDATGRVATITLNRPDKKNPLTFDSYEELRDLFTDLKYASDVRAIVLTGADGNFCSGGDVFEIIEPLTRMAMPDLLAFTRMTGEVVRAMRKCPQIVVAAIDGICAGAGAMLALASDLRLATPQAKTAFLFTRVGLAGADMGACGLLPRVVGQGRAADLLYTGRAMSAEEGLAWGFHNRLVPAAELSGAAHELARSLADGPWFAHGVTKTMFNQEWAMGVDEMIESEAQAQAICMVTGDFRRAFEAFAAKQKPAFEGN from the coding sequence ATGTCCGAGATGAAAGCAAAGCTCCGTCCGTTCAAGGATTATCCGGCAAAGCACTTCCGCTGGTCGACCGATGCGACCGGCCGCGTCGCGACCATCACGCTGAACCGGCCCGACAAGAAGAATCCGCTGACCTTCGACTCCTACGAGGAACTGCGCGACCTCTTCACCGATCTCAAATATGCATCTGACGTTCGCGCGATCGTGCTGACGGGCGCGGACGGAAATTTCTGCTCCGGCGGCGACGTGTTCGAGATCATCGAGCCGTTGACGCGGATGGCGATGCCGGATTTGCTCGCCTTCACCCGCATGACCGGCGAGGTAGTGCGGGCGATGCGCAAATGCCCGCAGATCGTCGTCGCCGCGATCGACGGCATCTGCGCCGGCGCCGGCGCGATGCTGGCGCTCGCCTCCGACCTTCGCCTGGCGACGCCGCAGGCCAAGACCGCGTTCCTGTTTACCCGCGTCGGCCTTGCCGGCGCCGACATGGGCGCCTGCGGACTGTTGCCGCGCGTGGTTGGCCAAGGCCGTGCCGCGGACCTGCTCTACACCGGTCGCGCGATGAGCGCGGAGGAGGGACTCGCCTGGGGCTTCCACAATCGCCTGGTGCCGGCAGCCGAGCTTTCGGGGGCCGCGCATGAGCTGGCGCGCTCGCTCGCGGACGGACCGTGGTTCGCGCATGGCGTGACCAAGACCATGTTCAACCAGGAATGGGCGATGGGCGTCGACGAGATGATCGAGTCGGAAGCGCAGGCGCAGGCGATTTGCATGGTGACCGGCGATTTCCGCCGCGCCTTCGAAGCCTTCGCTGCCAAGCAGAAACCGGCCTTCGAGGGCAATTGA